The following coding sequences lie in one Candidatus Nitrospira allomarina genomic window:
- a CDS encoding cold shock domain-containing protein, whose protein sequence is MRSKGTVKWFNDRKGFGFIQVEGGQDVFVHYSALQEDGFKSLKEGESVEFDLVEGAKGPQAANVTKSGIGQPS, encoded by the coding sequence ATGAGAAGTAAGGGAACGGTAAAATGGTTTAATGATCGGAAAGGTTTTGGCTTCATTCAAGTTGAAGGTGGACAGGATGTGTTTGTCCATTATTCCGCACTTCAGGAAGACGGATTTAAATCTCTAAAAGAGGGGGAATCGGTAGAATTTGACCTAGTAGAGGGGGCCAAGGGTCCACAGGCTGCCAACGTTACAAAATCAGGAATTGGCCAACCATCTTAA
- a CDS encoding LptF/LptG family permease, giving the protein MIRLLDRYIFFELLRPFLTSLTGLCFIIFTKEMLRLVDLVVSRGISLAALGSIVLHLLPSFLVLTLPIACLIASISAFNRLSFDNEVIAIRAAGVSFWRINLPVVVFSGIVFLLTVYLSQWGQPWANVSLKTLALSVIEDELTLAVDSGVFNEPIPGLMVYVPHSENASGGKGIFISDQRNPEQPLIIVAENFHMLKQSERQQFGIRLFKGAIHQIPNDANSFHRVTFDTYDFWLSSPFTSVKDKTKRKTYQNLTQQLEESGGTDAGALRRLVEFHKDTAFPVATFVLGLLGVPVGIVSKRSGKAGGFAIGVGVVIGFYLLNVLGEFLVTTLVISPFFGAWMPNIILACFTGFLLFQAGKQ; this is encoded by the coding sequence TTGATCAGACTTCTCGATCGGTACATTTTTTTTGAGTTGCTTCGCCCATTTTTGACCAGTCTGACCGGATTGTGTTTCATCATTTTTACCAAGGAAATGCTACGGCTGGTGGATTTAGTGGTATCTCGAGGAATTAGCTTGGCGGCTTTGGGGTCTATTGTATTGCATTTGCTTCCTTCCTTTTTAGTTCTAACCCTACCGATTGCCTGCTTGATTGCCTCAATTTCGGCATTTAATCGCCTATCGTTTGACAATGAGGTCATTGCCATACGAGCTGCCGGGGTCAGTTTCTGGCGAATCAACCTTCCTGTAGTGGTCTTTTCCGGCATCGTATTCCTCTTAACGGTATATCTTTCCCAATGGGGCCAGCCGTGGGCCAATGTGTCATTGAAGACTTTGGCTCTGAGCGTCATTGAAGATGAGTTGACTCTTGCGGTTGATTCGGGGGTGTTTAATGAGCCGATCCCCGGACTCATGGTGTATGTGCCACACTCGGAGAATGCTTCTGGGGGTAAGGGAATCTTTATTTCGGACCAACGCAATCCGGAACAACCCTTGATAATTGTGGCGGAGAATTTTCACATGTTGAAACAGAGCGAACGTCAGCAGTTTGGCATTCGATTGTTTAAGGGAGCAATTCATCAAATCCCCAACGATGCCAATAGTTTTCATCGGGTCACCTTTGATACCTATGATTTTTGGCTATCTTCGCCTTTTACCTCGGTGAAAGATAAGACAAAACGGAAAACCTACCAAAATCTCACTCAGCAATTGGAGGAATCAGGTGGAACGGACGCTGGAGCCCTTCGTCGATTAGTAGAGTTTCATAAAGACACCGCCTTTCCCGTTGCCACCTTTGTGCTGGGGTTATTGGGCGTCCCGGTGGGGATTGTGTCGAAGCGGTCCGGGAAAGCCGGAGGGTTTGCGATTGGGGTTGGCGTGGTTATCGGATTTTATTTATTAAATGTGTTGGGAGAGTTTCTCGTGACGACTTTGGTGATCTCTCCGTTTTTTGGTGCGTGGATGCCTAACATTATCCTAGCCTGCTTCACAGGATTCCTGCTATTTCAAGCTGGAAAACAATGA
- a CDS encoding cell wall hydrolase — MKRNQTLLSCIIIIGIQTFSICLLPVSPTPVNSADIALVLSSSSPVSPLPLEIIPSQESRHSDDTLAALTIYLEAGGESFAGKLAVAAVIRNRMALKYHSDGTVKGTVLRAKQFEPWMGRNPEEVQFDQTNRIMQDSLLAWMLVQDGRKVVDGAVLFYNPQLVQTPRWAQVNRKVAKIGGHEFFNKHTI; from the coding sequence ATGAAACGAAACCAAACACTATTGTCTTGTATCATTATCATCGGTATACAGACCTTCTCCATATGCTTACTCCCCGTCTCGCCAACTCCTGTAAATTCTGCCGATATCGCATTAGTTCTTTCGTCTTCTTCGCCTGTATCGCCATTGCCTCTGGAAATAATCCCTTCGCAGGAATCTCGCCACAGCGACGATACATTAGCCGCCCTAACCATCTATCTGGAAGCCGGTGGTGAAAGTTTTGCTGGAAAGTTAGCTGTCGCGGCCGTGATTCGGAACCGAATGGCTCTCAAATACCACAGCGATGGCACGGTCAAGGGCACGGTTCTTCGGGCCAAACAGTTTGAACCATGGATGGGACGAAATCCAGAGGAAGTGCAATTCGATCAAACCAATCGAATCATGCAAGATAGTTTATTAGCCTGGATGCTTGTACAAGACGGGCGAAAGGTGGTGGATGGGGCTGTACTGTTTTATAATCCCCAACTGGTCCAGACTCCCCGGTGGGCTCAGGTCAACCGTAAAGTGGCAAAAATTGGCGGACACGAATTCTTTAATAAGCACACCATTTAA
- the lptG gene encoding LPS export ABC transporter permease LptG, producing the protein MKKISWYVFGKFSRVFLMCLVTVLTIYLVVDFFEKLRKFLKYDADLTVIFSFFVYRIPEIAFLLAPLAALMASILTVCGLNRTREITAMRSCGLSFYQIAIPFFIFGGLVSVVGLSLTAVLIPLANIKAEFVQSVLIQNKPEPLLLTPERLWLRVGRNHLMRIDSVTEDGFRLNGIHQYTLDDRFSLKGILEGKWATFVGEEWIMEHAIERTFQDEERMQVNSLPRQSLPLSLTADDFQNWLAQSPEHMSLYQLHDYIQRLIEDGHSPHRFLTDYWSRIAYSLVPLVMILLGISVSLRGSGVREVGIAKGLGQTLAIGFFFWAAHSVGIVLGRNGAVLPIIGSWIATAMFLIIGINLFLRLK; encoded by the coding sequence ATGAAAAAAATTTCTTGGTATGTGTTTGGGAAGTTCAGCCGCGTCTTCCTAATGTGTCTTGTGACCGTGCTGACGATTTATCTGGTTGTGGATTTTTTTGAAAAATTGAGAAAGTTTTTGAAATATGATGCAGACCTAACCGTTATTTTCAGCTTTTTTGTCTATCGAATTCCCGAAATTGCTTTTCTCTTAGCCCCGCTGGCGGCTCTAATGGCGTCAATTTTGACGGTTTGTGGGCTTAATCGGACTCGTGAAATCACGGCGATGCGCAGTTGTGGGTTAAGTTTTTATCAAATTGCCATTCCCTTTTTTATCTTTGGCGGGCTTGTGAGTGTCGTGGGTCTGAGTTTAACGGCCGTGTTGATTCCTCTGGCCAATATTAAAGCTGAATTTGTTCAATCGGTCTTAATCCAAAATAAACCAGAACCCCTTTTACTTACTCCAGAACGTCTGTGGCTTCGGGTGGGACGCAATCACCTTATGCGGATTGATTCAGTGACAGAAGATGGGTTTCGGTTGAATGGTATTCACCAGTACACGCTTGACGATCGCTTCAGTCTCAAAGGCATTCTTGAAGGGAAATGGGCAACATTTGTTGGTGAGGAATGGATAATGGAGCATGCAATTGAGCGAACATTTCAGGATGAAGAACGTATGCAAGTGAATAGTCTGCCACGGCAGTCGTTGCCTCTCTCTCTCACGGCTGATGATTTTCAGAATTGGCTAGCTCAGTCTCCAGAGCATATGTCCTTGTATCAATTGCATGACTATATTCAAAGGTTGATAGAAGATGGTCATAGTCCTCATCGTTTTTTAACTGATTATTGGTCTCGAATTGCATACTCTCTCGTTCCTCTGGTGATGATACTGTTAGGGATCTCGGTGAGTCTCCGCGGAAGTGGTGTGCGTGAGGTTGGAATAGCAAAAGGGCTTGGGCAAACTCTGGCAATTGGGTTTTTTTTCTGGGCTGCACATTCGGTCGGCATTGTCTTAGGACGAAATGGAGCGGTATTACCGATCATTGGCAGTTGGATTGCCACAGCCATGTTTTTGATCATCGGGATTAATCTTTTTTTAAGGCTAAAATGA
- the trxA gene encoding thioredoxin produces the protein MSDLVAKADAANWDGEVLKSSEVVMVDFWAVWCGPCQMVAPIVDELAQEYQGKLKVMKLNTDDAPEVAGKYQIMSIPSILFFKGGQVVEKIVGARPKQQFKQVIDSLLAQSTSPA, from the coding sequence GTGTCTGATTTAGTGGCCAAAGCCGATGCAGCGAATTGGGACGGGGAAGTACTGAAATCTTCAGAGGTGGTGATGGTAGATTTCTGGGCAGTTTGGTGTGGACCCTGTCAAATGGTGGCCCCAATTGTCGATGAGCTTGCCCAGGAATATCAGGGAAAACTTAAAGTCATGAAGCTCAACACCGATGATGCTCCCGAAGTTGCGGGTAAATATCAAATCATGAGTATCCCAAGTATTCTTTTCTTCAAGGGTGGCCAAGTTGTCGAAAAAATTGTTGGTGCAAGACCGAAGCAACAATTCAAACAAGTTATTGACTCGCTCCTGGCTCAATCCACGTCTCCTGCCTGA
- a CDS encoding sigma-70 family RNA polymerase sigma factor, producing MNEDAQSFTKTAVGIKELGSSHLGSVSPKNAEHTEAQVQLDQEHVTRILLEFLPTIRRMAGIMAFRNPFSLDVEDLTSAGAMGLLSALKRYDPTRDIKFRTFAEYRIRGMMLDEIRSMDWVPRSVRSRRDQVRQKVEEHLQKNGMPPTTQELATLLGVPIEEVEGVGGCDPRLISLDEPVGQGEDECTLRDVLPDVNHLDPFVACADAEMKAALSAALQTLSARQQEVLQSYYHAGLTMKEIGRQMGLTESGVCRVHSGAIRHLRIELKRIEDGESRAPRPRNLRKTPVVRD from the coding sequence ATGAACGAAGACGCACAATCTTTCACAAAGACAGCAGTTGGTATTAAAGAACTCGGCTCGTCTCACCTCGGTTCGGTTAGTCCGAAAAATGCAGAACATACGGAAGCACAGGTCCAGCTCGATCAGGAACATGTTACCCGGATTTTATTAGAGTTTCTCCCGACGATTCGTCGGATGGCTGGAATTATGGCATTCAGGAATCCCTTTTCCCTGGATGTCGAGGATTTGACCAGCGCAGGGGCTATGGGGCTGTTGTCGGCGTTGAAGCGCTATGATCCAACACGCGATATTAAATTTCGCACATTTGCCGAATATCGCATTCGTGGGATGATGTTAGATGAAATTCGGTCGATGGATTGGGTTCCTCGGTCTGTGCGATCTCGCCGAGATCAAGTGCGACAAAAAGTTGAAGAGCATCTTCAGAAAAATGGGATGCCACCGACCACACAGGAATTGGCCACCCTGTTGGGCGTACCCATTGAAGAAGTAGAAGGAGTGGGCGGGTGTGATCCTCGTTTAATTAGTCTGGATGAGCCGGTTGGGCAGGGAGAAGATGAATGTACCCTCCGTGATGTTTTGCCGGATGTTAACCATCTGGACCCTTTTGTGGCTTGTGCGGATGCAGAAATGAAAGCGGCATTGTCAGCGGCCCTACAGACATTATCGGCCCGCCAGCAAGAGGTGCTTCAATCGTATTATCATGCCGGATTGACGATGAAAGAAATTGGGCGGCAAATGGGTCTGACCGAGTCTGGGGTCTGTCGGGTGCATTCCGGTGCCATTCGACACCTCCGCATAGAGTTGAAACGTATTGAGGATGGGGAATCCCGGGCGCCTCGACCCAGGAATTTGCGAAAAACGCCTGTTGTTCGCGACTAA